A segment of the Fusobacterium ulcerans genome:
ATTCTTGTCCACGAGAAAAGGGGACGGAAAAGAAAAACAATAAAAAAGGACATTAACAACAGAATAGAGAGAGATGAAAAAATCAACAAACAATAAATAAGTGTAAACAATCAGTTATATAACTGAGTAAATAGATTGAACGAAGAGTTTGATCCTGGCTCAGGATGAACGCTGACAGAATGCTTAACACATGCAAGTCTACTTGATCCTTCGGGTGAAGGTGGCGGACGGGTGAGTAACGCGTAAAGAACTTGCCTTACAGACTGGGACAACATTTGGAAACGAATGCTAATACCGGATATTATGATTGGGTCGCATGATCTGGTTATGAAAGCTATATGCGCTGTGAGAGAGCTTTGCGTCCCATTAGTTAGTTGGTGAGGTAACGGCTCACCAAGACGATGATGGGTAGCCGGCCTGAGAGGGTGAACGGCCACAAGGGGACTGAGACACGGCCCTTACTCCTACGGGAGGCAGCAGTGGGGAATATTGGACAATGGACCAAAAGTCTGATCCAGCAATTCTGTGTGCACGATGAAGTTTTTCGGAATGTAAAGTGCTTTCAGTTGGGAAGAAGTCAGTGACGGTACCAACAGAAGAAGCGACGGCTAAATACGTGCCAGCAGCCGCGGTAATACGTATGTCGCAAGCGTTATCCGGATTTATTGGGCGTAAAGCGCGTCTAGGCGGCTTAGTAAGTCTGATGTGAAAATGCGGGGCTCAACCCCGTATTGCGTTGGAAACTGCTAAACTAGAGTACTGGAGAGGTAGGCGGAACTACAAGTGTAGAGGTGAAATTCGTAGATATTTGTAGGAATGCCGATGGGGAAGCCAGCCTACTGGACAGATACTGACGCTAAAGCGCGAAAGCGTGGGTAGCAAACAGGATTAGATACCCTGGTAGTCCACGCCGTAAACGATGATTACTAGGTGTTGGGGGTCGAACCTCAGCGCCCAAGCTAACGCGATAAGTAATCCGCCTGGGGAGTACGTACGCAAGTATGAAACTCAAAGGAATTGACGGGGACCCGCACAAGCGGTGGAGCATGTGGTTTAATTCGACGCAACGCGAGGAACCTTACCAGCGTTTGACATCCCAAGAAGTTAACAGAGATGTTTTCGTGCCTCTTCGGAGGAACTTGGTGACAGGTGGTGCATGGCTGTCGTCAGCTCGTGTCGTGAGATGTTGGGTTAAGTCCCGCAACGAGCGCAACCCCTTTCGTATGTTACCATCATTAAGTTGGGGACTCATGCGAGACTGCCTGCGATGAGCAGGAGGAAGGTGGGGATGACGTCAAGTCATCATGCCCCTTATACGCTGGGCTACACACGTGCTACAATGGGTAGTACAGAGAGCTGCAAACCTGCGAGGGTAAGCTAATCTCATAAAACTATTCTTAGTTCGGATTGTACTCTGCAACTCGAGTACATGAAGTTGGAATCGCTAGTAATCGCAAATCAGCTATGTTGCGGTGAATACGTTCTCGGGTCTTGTACACACCGCCCGTCACACCACGAGAGTTGGTTGCACCTGAAGTAACAGGCCTAACCGTAAGGAGGGATGTTCCGAGGGTGTGATTAGCGATTGGGGTGAAGTCGTAACAAGGTATCCGTACGGGAACGTGCGGATGGATCACCTCCTTTCTAAGGAGATCATTTCTCTTTCTCTATTCTATTGATAATGTTCTTACAGCGTATTAAGCGCTGGATAACTTATCAAATGGACATTGGAAACTATATAGTAGATTAAATACAATTTTAACTCTTGTTTATATAAACAGAGTTAGCTGTCAATCAAATTAAACAAAAACAAAATAGGTTAAAATAATTAAGGGCACACAGGGAATGCCTAGGTAGTAAGAGCCGATGAAGGACGTGGTAAGCTGCGATAAGCTTGGGTTAGCTGCAAACGAGCGCCAACCCCAAGATTTCCGAATGGAGCAATCTGCTAAGATGGAGTCTTAGCACGAAAGAGGGTACCGAGTGAACTGAAACATCTAAGTAACTCGAGGAAAAGAAAGTAAAAACGATTCCCCAAGTAGCGGCGAGCGAACGGGGATGAGCCTAAACCATATAAGTGTCAAGGATACAGCCGTTGCTTATATGGGGTTGTGGGAAGAACGTTTGAAGAACTGTAAGATATTCAACATATCTAATGACCGAACTGGAACTAGTTGGAAAGCTAGATCGTAGAAGGTGATAATCCTGTACAGGTAAACTCATTAGAATGTATGTTCTCTCCCAAGTAACATGGAACACGAGGAATTCTGTGTGAATCTGCGAGGACCATATCTCGTAAGGCTAAATACTCTTACTAACCGATAGCGTATAGTACCGTGAGGGAAAGGTGAAAAGAACCCCGGGAGGGGAGTGAAATAGAACCTGAAACTGTGTGCTTACAAGCGGTCAGAGCTCTTCGGAGTGATGGCGTGCCTTTTGGAGAATGATCCTGCGAGTTACGTTCAGTGGCGAGGTTAAGTATAACGGAGCCGAAGGGAAACCGAGTCTGAACAGGGCGACATAGTCGCTGGGCGTAGACGCGAAACCTGGTGATCTAAGCCTGTCCAGGGTGAAGCTGTGGTAAGACACAGTGGAGGCCCGAACTCACCGCCGTTGAAAAGTTGGGAGATGAGGTAGGTTTAGGGGTGAAAAGCCAATCGAACTAGGAGATAGCTCGTTCTCTCCGAAATGCATTTAGGTGCAGCCTTGAGTGTTTAATTATGGGGGTAGAGCACTGAATGAACTAGGGGGCATATTGCTTACTGAATTCAATCAAACTCCGAATACCATAATTCAAAGCTCAGGAGTGAGACTATGGGAATTAACTTCCATTGTCAAAAGGGAAACAACCCAGACCACCAGCTAAGGTCCCTAATTATAACTAAGTGGGAAAGGAGGTGGAGATTCACAAACAACCAGGAGGTTGGCTTAGAAGCAGCCATACCTTTAAAGAGTGCGTAATAGCTCACTGGTCGAGAGTCTCTGCGCCGACAATGTAACGGGGCTAAGTTATAAACCGAAGCTGTGGAATTGCGTAAGCAATTGGTAGGAGAGCGTTCTGTAGGCCGTTGAAGGAGAAGCGTAAGCAACTCTGGAGGTATCAGAAGTGAGAATGCAGGAATAAGTAGCGAGAAAGGGGGCGAGAATCCCCCTCGCCGGAAGACCAAGGTTTTCAGGGTAAAGCTTGTCTTCCCTGAGTAAGCCGGGACCTAAGCCGAGGCTAAAATGCGTAGGCGAATGGAAAACAGATTAATATTTCTGTGCCAGTTATATTTTGTGATGGAGGGACGCAGAAGGGTATGTGCGCGGGAGAACGGAAGTTCCCGTAAAAGCATGTAGAGTGGTCTAGTAGGAAAATCCGCTAGATTAGACTTGAGGTGTGATATATAGTCGTAAGATGAATGCACAAATCCCACGCTGCCGAGAAAAGCTTCTAACGTTAAGGTATAACTGCCCGTACCCGAAACCGACACAGGTGGTCAGGATGAGAAATCTAAGGCGGACAGGCTAACTCTCGTTAAGGAACTCTGCAAAATTGCCCCGTAACTTTGGGAGAAGGGGTGCCCCTGGATGTTAACAGCTACGCGCTGTAAAGCATTTGGGGGTCGCAGTGAAGAGGCTCAAGCAACTGTTTAACAAAAACACAGGTCTATGCTAAGCTGTAAGGCGATGTATATGGGCTGACACCTGCCCAGTGCCGGAAGGTTAAGAGGAGGAGTGAGAGCTCCGAATTGAAGCCCCGGTGAACGGCGGCCGTAACTATAACGGTCCTAAGGTAGCGAAATTCCTTGTCGGGTAAGTTCCGACCTGCACGAATGGTGTAATGATTTGAGCGCTGTCTTGACGGGAGGCCTGGTGAAATTGTACTACCGGTGAAGATACCGGTTACCTACAGTAGGACGGAAAGACCCCATGGAGCTTTACTGTAGCTTGGTATTGGGTTTTGGCATTGCATGTATAGGATAGTTGGGAAACTATGAAGATATGGCGCTAGCTGTATTGGAGTTGTCGGTGGAATACCAACCATTCAATGTCGAAATTCTAATCTGTGGTTTGTAGCCACGGAAACAGTGCTAGGTGGGCAGTTTGACTGGGGCGGTCGCCTCCGAAAGAGTAACGGAGGCGTTCAAAGGTTCTCTCAGGTTGGATGGAAATCAACCGCAGAGTGCAATGGCATAAGAGAGCTTAACTGCGAGACTGACGGGTCGAGCAGGTGCGAAAGCAGGACATAGTGATCCGGCGATTCCGAATGGAAGGGTCGTCGCTCAACGGATAAAAGCTACCCTGGGGATAACAGGCTGATTTTGCCCGAGAGTCCATATCGACGGCAAAGTTTGGCACCTCGATGTCGGCTCATCGCATCCTGGGGCTGGAGAAGGTCCCAAGGGTTGGGCTGTTCGCCCATTAAAGCGGTACGTGAGCTGGGTTCAGAACGTCGTGAGACAGTTCGGTCCCTATCCACTGTAGGCGTTAGAATATTGAGAAGATCTGTCCTTAGTACGAGAGGACCGGGATGGACAAACCTCTGATGTACCAGTTGTCACGCCAGTGGCACAGCTGGGTAGTCACGTTTGGAACGGATAACCGCTGAAAGCATCTAAGCGGGAAACCAGCTTCAAGATAAGTATTCTTTAAGACTCCTTCGAGACTAGAAGGTTGATAGGTTGGGGGTGTAAGAGCTGCGAGGCTTTTAGCTGACCAATACTAATAAGTCAAAGTTTTAACCTAAAGATTGAAAGCGCGAAAGCGTATGCTACTATATAGTTTCAAGTGTCTATTAGAAATAATACACACACAGCTTGGTAAGAATAGCTGCGGGGGTACACCTGGTCCCATTCCGAACCCAGAAGTTAAGCCCGTAAACGCTGAAAGTACTTGGAGGGAAGCCTCCTGGGAGGATAGGAACTTGCCAAGCACAAATGTGTGCTTCCTTAGCTCAGTCGGTAGAGCATGCGGCTGTTAACCGCAGTGTCAATGGTTCAAGTCCATTAGGAAGCGCCATTTTTTTATTTTTTGGAAAATTTTTTATAAAGTATAAAATAAGCTATTTCATTCAATATGATATAATATATAGAGAAATATCACAAAGGAGGAATAGTAATGAGTATAATCTCTTGTATCAATGAAAGAAGAAGTATTCGTTCATATAAAGATGAACCAATATCTGAAAAAATAATAAATGAACTTTTAGAATTAGGAACAAAAGCAGCTACAGGATCTGCTATGGAACCATGGGGTTTTGTTGTTATACAAGATAAAGAAGAAATAAAAAAATTATCTGAAGAGATAAAAAAACATCTTGTTGAAAATTTTGATGAATTTCCATATTTGAAGCAATATAAAAACTGGGTAGAAAATCCTAAATACAATGTATTTTATGATGCAGGAACTCTAGTAATAATATATGGGAATACAGATTCGCACTGTAATATTTATGATTGTTCCCTTGTGGCAGGAAATATAATGCTGGGCGCTTATGAAATGGGGATAGGAAGCTGTTGGATAGGTTTTGGCGAATACATACTCAATACAAAAGAATTTAAAGAAAAATATGGAGTACCAGAGAATTATCATGTGGTTTGTCCTTTGACATTAGGTTATATGAAAATAAAACTAAAACCACCTGTAAGAAAGTCTCCTGTAATATTTAATAAAAAATAAATTGAAAGAAGCTATCTAAAATTTTTAGACAGCTTCTTTTTTTAGTTAATCACATTCTATAGAAACAAAAACCATACTTCTTGGATAATATGTAACTTTTATATCTGGAATATCCTGTATATCAAGTTCAGAAGAATAAATTGATACATCAGAATCCTCTTTAAATGATTCCAGGATCTTTTGAGTATTCCAAACAGTATTATTTATAATGAATTTTTTAGATAATGGTTCAATTAAGCGTGAATTTCTGTTTTCTAGTTTTAATATAATATAATTTGCAGAAGAATCACTTTTTAACAGCCATAGGTTAAAATATGGTTTAGTATATATTATATGGTTGTAATTTCTTTGATAGTGTATTGAACTAAAGGAAAGAGATTCAGTAACAGGTCCTTTTATAAGGTCTGATATAGCATGAATGGGTCCCTCTTCTTGAGTAAAAATCATTAAACACCATGGAATACAACACAGGCATCCTAATAAGGTTATAATTTTTTGTGTAAAGGATATTTTCCCGTTTTTTTCTTTTTCCTGATGTAGAAATTCATGTAATCCCAGATATACAAAAACAGTGGGGAATAATGCCATTTCAAATGGAAGAATTATTTTATTCCAAATTAATCCCAGTATTCCAGAATAAATAGGGTATAAAAATAGAGTAATAATAATAATTCCAATAGTAAAAAACAGCAATAACCATAAAATAGTATAAACACTTTTTTTTCTATTATTTTTTAACATATGTATCACCAAGGCTTTTTTATTTTTATTGTTCTTCTATAAATTCTTCGAAAATAAAGTTATTTTCCTCTGTATCATATTTTAATATATAATTTTTTTCAGCTTCTGCTTCAACTTCTATTTTTATTGGACCAGTAGTGGTGGTAGTAGTTTTGGTAAGACCTTTTCTTGTCCAAGAAGCTTCAGCTTCTATAATATTTTTTCCAGGGCGAAGAAAATATCCTAATTTTCTCTTTGCATAGAAATGAACTGGAGCTTCATTATTAATATAGATGATAACTAAAGCATCAGAAAGGTTGCCAAAGGCCAGTCGTGTACTTATCATCATTTTAGCTGAATCAGGATTTTCTTCTAAATAAGATTTAGCTTTTGCTTTATTTTTCTTTAGATATAACATTGTTAATGGGAGACCTATTAAAAGATATACAACACATATTATAAGAATATATCTTCCAGGTCCAGTCAGAAATGTAGAAAAAGAATTTTCCATAAAAACCTGCCTTTCATAATTTGGTATTAAAGTTAAATTAATAAATACTAATTTTTTTATTTATTTCTTTTTGTTGTAGAGATATTTACAGGTTCCTGATCATTGAAACCAAGTGCATCTAATAGTTGCAGATAACGTCCTCTTCCCAGCATACTGCAATCAATAGTTGTTCCATAATCGTTCTCATGAGTTTTAATAGTAAGATCACAAGAACTGTCTCCAGTAGTAGAACGTATCAGAGAATGAAAAGAACATTCACTTATTGTAAAGCTATGAGTTTCCTTTTTGCCACGATAGAAAGTGAGCTTGTCACCATCTATAACAACTCTGATGTTATCAAGAACTACAGCGAAATATGTTCCCCCAAGAAACACTAATGCCCCAAGACCTTTAGAAATAGTTGGAGAAAGGAAAAAATTTGCTATAATTGCTAAAACAAAACCTGCACAAACAGCAAAGAGAACATTCTTCAAAATAACTAAAGGGTTACTTTTAAATTCTTTCATACAGCACCTCCATGTTAGTATAACCTAGTTAGTAGCCATTTTAGCATAAAAAAATTTCTAAAACCACAATAAAATTTTGAAAAGTATACTGTAATATGTTAACTTTATAAAGTTAAAGATATATATTGTGTTATAAAAAAATATTTTAATTAAACATAAATTCTTGATAAAATATTCATAATAGATATTTTCAAAAAGTAAGAAATTGGATTGACATTATCCTGCTAATATGATAAACTATCTAAGTTAAAATGGATATTCCGCTTTAATCAAAATAATTAAATGAATATCTCAAGGAGGAGAAATAATGAAAGAAAAATTAATTCAATTAGTAGAACAAAACTACTTAAGAACTGACATCCCTTCATTTAAAGCTGGAGATACTATTGCAGTATACTACAAAGTAAAAGAAGGAAACAAAGAAAGAGTTCAGTTATTTGAAGGTGTAGTTATCAGAGTAAACGGTGGAGGAATTGCAAAAACTTTCACAGTTAGAAAAGTAACTTCAGGAATAGGAATAGAAAGAATAATTCCTATGAACTCTCCAATGATCGATAAGATCGAAGTATTAAAAATCGGAAGAGTTAGAAGATCTAAACTTTATTACCTTAGAGGACTTTCTGGTAAAAAAGCTAGAATCAAAGAAATCAGAAAATAATAACAGAAGCCAAGGATTTATCCTTGGCTTTTTTCTTTATTTAGGTATTTTTTTTTTTAGATTTATGATAAAATGATTGTATTGGGGAAAAATAAAATTGGAGTGATTGTAGATGGAGAAAAGTAAAATAATACTGAATGGTATTTTCTATGTGATACTGACAGCAATATTTGTGTATATTTTTGTTAAAGAAAAAGCTTTGACAGATACCATAAAAATATATAGAGATAAATTTGCTGACAAGGTCATCATGGTACTTAATATAAAAGGAAAAGTGTTGAGTAAAGGAATCAGATCAACTATAAATTTGGTAGAAACAATAGGAACAGCTCTTATTTTAGTTCTTATCATACAAAAATTTTATCTTGGAAATTTCCTTGTACCTACAGGTTCTATGATACCAACAATAATGCCGAAAGACAGACTTTTTGGTAATATGCTTATTTATAAATTTAGAAAACCTAAAAGAGAAGAGATTATTGTCTTTAAAGAACCTATTCAAAATAAGGTACTTTATACTAAGAGAGTAATGGGACTTCCTGGAGAAACAGTAAATATAAAAAATAACCATCTCTATGTAAATGGTGAAGAGATAACAACTAGAGAGTATACAAATATTGGAGAAATAGGAAATGAGAAATGGATAGTACCTAAAAAAGGTGACACTGTAG
Coding sequences within it:
- a CDS encoding nitroreductase family protein, encoding MSIISCINERRSIRSYKDEPISEKIINELLELGTKAATGSAMEPWGFVVIQDKEEIKKLSEEIKKHLVENFDEFPYLKQYKNWVENPKYNVFYDAGTLVIIYGNTDSHCNIYDCSLVAGNIMLGAYEMGIGSCWIGFGEYILNTKEFKEKYGVPENYHVVCPLTLGYMKIKLKPPVRKSPVIFNKK
- the rplS gene encoding 50S ribosomal protein L19 is translated as MKEKLIQLVEQNYLRTDIPSFKAGDTIAVYYKVKEGNKERVQLFEGVVIRVNGGGIAKTFTVRKVTSGIGIERIIPMNSPMIDKIEVLKIGRVRRSKLYYLRGLSGKKARIKEIRK
- the lepB gene encoding signal peptidase I, with translation MEKSKIILNGIFYVILTAIFVYIFVKEKALTDTIKIYRDKFADKVIMVLNIKGKVLSKGIRSTINLVETIGTALILVLIIQKFYLGNFLVPTGSMIPTIMPKDRLFGNMLIYKFRKPKREEIIVFKEPIQNKVLYTKRVMGLPGETVNIKNNHLYVNGEEITTREYTNIGEIGNEKWIVPKKGDTVEIIPGKDYSKLFRENMINVGEVQKYLVDNPGAVGEILPDLEFRVNGEKTGMLLDLIHDSKYVNRILKGENVALISEKDYYLALGDNTNGSYDSRMWGFVSEDRIKGEAFVRFWPLNRIKLLK